A stretch of the Rhinoderma darwinii isolate aRhiDar2 chromosome 3, aRhiDar2.hap1, whole genome shotgun sequence genome encodes the following:
- the LOC142750800 gene encoding olfactory receptor 5AR1-like, which produces MDNMNKTQATMFVFSGLTDDTKLLMFLFVFFLQVYIITVVGNVGIVVIVHKTSNLHNPMYYFLSYLSLVDLFYSSAVTPKMISDLISKRKVITFHGCALQFFVFATLAGTEVILLSNMSYDRYAAICHPLHYVSIMTKKKCFHLVILAFSLGVLQSTAQTSCVFNLQYCASNVIDHFYCDIPPLLVLSCSDTFACDMVTVFLVGSYCVASLTTILVSYIFILFSILRIKSAKGRQKAFSTCSSHLICSSIFYVSVFLTYVRPPSDTFKKQDKVVSIFYSVMTPMLNPLIYSLRNQEVKNVIVRAMDGFSHTKRRLLALKD; this is translated from the coding sequence ATGGACAACATGAACAAGACTCAAGCAACAATGTTTGTGTTTTCGGGACTGACTGATGACACAAAACTCCTCATGTTCCTCTTTGTCTTCTTTCTTCAGGTCTACATTATAACCGTGGTGGGTAATGTTGGCATAGTGGTCATTGTCCATAAAACGTCCAACCTCCACAACCCAATGTATTACTTCCTCAGTTACCTCTCCCTGGTTGACCTCTTCTACTCCTCAGCTGTGACTCCAAAGATGATTTCTGACCTTATCTCCAAAAGGAAGGTCATCACATTTCATGGTTGTGCTCTCCAGTTCTTCGTCTTTGCTACTCTTGCTGGAACAGAAGTTATTCTCCTTTCCAACATGTCCTATGACCGATATGCTGCTATCTGCCACCCCCTCCATTACGTGTCCATAATGACTAAGAAGAAATGTTTTCATTTGGTCATCCTTGCATTTTCTCTTGGCGTATTACAGTCAACGGCCCAGACCAGCTGTGTATTCAATCTCCAATACTGTGCCTCAAACGTCATCGACCACTTCTACTGTGACATCCCACCCCTGCTCGTACTGTCCTGCTCTGATACCTTCGCCTGTGACATGGTCACTGTGTTCCTCGTAGGTTCTTATTGTGTAGCTTCATTGACCACCATCCTGGTCTCATATATTTTCATTCTTTTCTCGATTTTACGGATCAAGTCCGCTAAGGGCCGACAGAAAGCGTTCAGCACCTGCTCCTCACATCTTATTTGTTCCTCCATCTTCTACGTGTCTGTGTTCCTCACCTACGTACGTCCCCCTTCAGATACCTTTAAGAAACAAGACAAggtggtttccattttttattcAGTGATGACTCCAATGTTAAATCCCCTAATATACAGCCTGAGGAACCAAGAGGTGAAGAATGTGATTGTAAGAGCAATGGACGGTTTTAGTCACACCAAAAGAAGGCTGTTGGCTCTGAAGGACTAA